From the genome of Bombyx mori chromosome 7, ASM3026992v2:
CCTCGAtagtttctttaaaaaattaaagcaaaaaccaTTTTTATCTCCTTTTTGATTTTTGCGTTTTCATACTTTTGTTGACTCTCCATACTACCTATGTCATAACTATTAGAATCTGTTTTACAGTTTTGTATGATTTATTTTGTCAAATGTAATACAGAGACCGCGTTAGTTGTTCCAAACAGttgaaaacttattttattaatttggcgCATTCCCATTACCTACAGATATCGTGGTTGGTGATagttaaaacaatatattagaAAAGATTTATTATGAGGAACAGACATAAGTAGACAATTGCCGGTAGCGTAGCTTACAAGACAATATTTCTAACAATAGAAAATGGCGCTAATAATTTTCTTTAGGTTATGAACAATTAAAcccaaattaaaacaatttgtacAATGAAATCAAACAGTGGATCCGTCGGTTGTCACAATTACGAAATAGACACCGATTGAACAATGCTCATCAAACACGGTGTCTCATATTTAAAACATGAACACCAATTATCCAGAGCCAAACGACCCAAATTCTTCACGCCATTTGTTTTATTAGCAACACTCACAAGCACTAGGCATTTTGAACTGCTAATGTTGCATTAATGTCCTAGTTTTCTATCTCGCTCCTTTGTTTCTTGGGGTGTTTGTTAGTGAAAGGGATAGAAAGTAATTGCTGTCGTGAATCATACTCAGTGCGTACATTCATTTAGTAATGTAATACTACTTTTCTTTGTAGATGCAGAATCGCTTCCTCGTTTGAAATTATATCATCTTTAAATGAGATTGTTTATTGGCTTTCATtaggtttttaattatatttttctatttttagaaagCTTCcctcataaaattttataaataaatgaatgtcGTATTGTATGGATCGGACTGCTCGACTACGAAAGCGATGTAAGAAAGGATAATGCATGCGGTAGAATGTTAAGATGGATGTGTGGAATAACGAGAATGGATGAAATTAGAAATTAGTTTTTAAGGGGAAGTCTGAAAATAGCGCCAGTAACAAAGAAAGTATAGTGCAATGTTATCGTGGCATGGGCATGTTATGTTAcatagataggtgaacgaactATTGGGTcttaacgtaaatgccgccacattgagacacgagtttgatacgaatgcaccgggcgttgTATCTAacagaccacgacgacttcaaagttttTCTTTAATGTATCAGCAAACTGTACAAATATTGACTCATAAAGTTCTACATACACGCAGAGTATTAAACCAACAAACAATCATGACGTAAACGTTGAGAGTAGTTGAGACGCTCAGTGCGTGTACCTACGTGCCGAGTGTTGCCAGTAAATCGACGTGCAAGAAACTTGTATGTAGTTATTAAATTTTCCGCGTGTTATTAATCTTCATTAACAGATATTGTCTATTCCGCTCATACGTTCCGGTTAGAACAAGAGGGccgttttatattattaaggtttcaagttaattttttaatgtagATTGCGGCGTTTACGCTGTTGCCTAGGAGCTGCTTTCATTTAGCAACGAATGCAGCGTAGTCTTCaccataaaaaaatcgatacatGTAAAAGCTTCGACAGTCAACAGGCGTCAAAAGCTATACATAGTCGTTAAAAATTCCTTCAATGTACTTTGACACTTTATGTCAAGGTCGGTGTCATTCTCTTTATGACAATGAATtcgtcgtagcctaaatgataagacgacGGGTGCACtcgtatcgaacgatgcgaCCGCACGTGTTCGAATCCGCCGGCAGGTACGAATTTTTCAAAGTAAatacctaacaaatgttcacgaatgagtTTCACAAATCTATGTTGGCGTAGGTAAATACTTAttcgcggagaccgacgtcgttggtcgtcgactatcgcctcgacgacccgtcggtcgggcgtcctcggggtggcgccgcgtgtctggttgtagtgttgaccgcgggaacccccctactctgaacgggttctgaccccggacggagatcggacgtcgggtgtaagagtgcaggggagtcgtttagtgggtgggccctaaaatccttgggcccgcgatctgctctcaacacctgcagatcgttgagtctcacatacattggctctgcccctggcatttctgaagtccttgggcgacggtagccactcaccatcgggtgggccgtatgatcgtctgcctacaaggccaataaaaacaaaaaaagttacaCCTTCAGGACGGAAAGaacgaaaaaaatctatttacaagctctttattaattaataaatttaaaaatgtcttCAAACAGCGAATTCTAACAATGGCAATACTCATTCCAGAAATTATAGTCCAACGTGTAAAGCAATACTATTCGGTTTCCGCTTCTAAAGTCTCACTCTCTAAACATTGATTTTCGTTACTGTCATGCAGTACTTGTTCGTTAATCGAGTCTTGGGCAACAAACTCCACTGTACAGCTCTCCGATGTATTTGTTTGAACAGAATGCATTAAAACTCGTTTAACTGAATCTGCACTGTCGTACATTCCATACTCTGCTTGCCATAATATAGTTGTGATTAACTGCTGAAGATTCCCTCGTGTTTTTGGCATTTTAAACTTCCTTAGTTTGTTCGCGATGTACTCCCCAAAGACTGTATATTCATCCTGACGTTTAGATTCTTCATAAATTATTTTCCGCTCTGACTTTGGTGCTACGTAGAATCCTGGCAAACCAGTTGGTGATTGCACTTCTCTTTTGATCGGTCTGTATTTCATTttcttgcgtttcggtttcggtTCGTATGTTTCAATGTGTGTGATTTCGTATGGATCATCAACGAGCCAGTCTTCATCAGATTGTTGGCTACCGTGCATCTGTTTCACCAGATTTATTGTAGCATCATTGTCTTCCTCCTCCAGGTCGGAGTTCTCTAGCACATTCACCTGAAATTTTATTGTGTTAAGAGACAAaacaaatacacaaaaatacacattttggctatggaatgagctcccctccgcggtgtttcccgagcgctatgacatgtccttcttcaaacgaggcttgtggagagtattaagcggtaggcagtggcttggctctgcccctggcattgctgaagtccatgggcgacggtaaccactcaccatcaggtgggccgtatgcccgtctgcctacaaaggcaataaaaaaaaaaaaaaaaaaaaaaaacacaaaataaactcAAGAGTCCTATTGGGGTCATCAGTCATATCAGTAATTTAATCTTACAGCAGGTACCTAACTTTTTGAGTGAACTGTTCAGTTATTTTAGTAAATTGAATGCCAAAAGATTGTTAagcttaatatataaaataacaacaacaaacaatgtCTTCTGGACTCATGCAGATGAGTCCGACACATCcgtgaatttaaaattatgctctTCAGTCAGACGCCTGAACAAATGAATATTCATTTAGAAATGTCTTTTTTAGTTATTACCATTTGTTGAGTGGTGAAATTTGAAGAAGAGATTGATTTTAATTAAGTACAATCGTCAGCACTATGATTTCATAGAAACAACTATAAATTTTGATTTGTGCTAGGCTTTTTTAAGATGCAATAGATCTCAACCTCAAGCTATAACAATCTTTTTGTAGTCATAAAgtgctccggtaactacttagcatGAAGAAAAGTAAGAATCTGTCTGCTCATGTAAATAAGTGGCTAGGTATGTGGTGTTAgcttaaaaaacaaacatgaCACCTATATAATGAGCAGAAGTCTTCTCTCCGATTACTAGTTCACAGAAATTTCAAGACCCTTCAGATCCCACTTATTTCGTCTTTGGCAAAACAGACATACACAGTTGATGTGAAACTTCAACCATTATAGTcatagtagtagtaatagtaatCTTGTGATATCTATTTAGGAATATTTCAGATAGACAATCGGTATATCTGCTCATCACAAGAATGAGTTTTACAGAGCATTAATTGTCATCATATCATTGGCTAGCTGACTCCCATTGCTATACAAAGGCTGGTTATGGATCAATTTTGCATGATTGtagaaagaagaaaatatataatttatttttgtaatctctaaagaaaaacatattattaagcgagtcaatttttaaatgtaaaattaaataactagtGTTGAAATTATTAACTAGTGTTTAGGTAAATTGAATTATCAACAAGAAACATTtaagattaatattttataatttaaaagttgCATGTCAACAAATCTTAAACTTATTTAAAGTTTTgaactttcaaaataaaggttACCTTCATAAATGCCACTTTAATATGTTTCTAGTAACATGATAAATCAATACAGGCAAAACTTtataaatgtaacaaaatagAACTATTTATGGAACTTAGTGCATATGGGTAATCATTAAAATTCACTAGGTTTATTATTTAGAGTATGATATTTCTTAGTCTTTGacaattttactcaatgtataTAGTCCACGTGTGAACAATGAGTTTCCAATTCACCGTAAAAACAGCAACACTCAAAATTTGTTCACAAATAATAACCTCAACATTAACTTAGATATTTTGAACGATTTTTTGCAGCTAATCgattttatattattcaaaataaatggtTTTATCAACTTGTGACGTATTCGGAACAGACCTTCGAATCGATAAAATAAATCGATCGATGGGTCGTGATAAGCTGATAAGGTTACCAAAATAACCAATTGTTTGGGAAATAGTAgcataacataatattttaggtacccGCTGAATGTCTATCGTAGGCATTGTTCCTGTTGATTCTTCGTTATTATCAATTGATACTGAATAACGTACATTTTTGCTTCCTCGGGGTGTGTATTTTCTTTTCTGCGGCGTTGAAGAAGATTGAATTGAATCACCGTCTTCAAAACGAAAATTTGATTCGTCCAATGTCCCATTTTGTGTTAATTCCCACTGTATTGGATGTTTATTAGTCAAATGTACTCTGAGATTTGTTGTATTACCGAAGTATTTGTACTGATTCTCACACAATTTACACACAACCGAGACGCACCTCTTATTCTCTTCAATACGCTCAAAAAATCGCCACACAACAGATGATACTTTCTTCATATTGTTATCGATTCGAGATTGATAATCAGTTTGCCGCCTATTTCCCGATGATTATTGAAACGAGAACGATTATGACCGTGTATCGAGTAGAAAGCAATGCGAGTTGAATTTAAGTCAACAAAATGGCGAGAATCGAGCGCGCATCGATAGCAGTGACGCCACTAGTTCACCAATTATGATTCGTTCCGTTGTACAACTTCGATCCTAAAGCTATTTGAAAAGAATTGGCTCTTAATGCTCAAGAAATAAAGGTTATGCTGCTAGCATTTGAGTTGGGATTTCACGCAAAGAGTAAATCTGTCTCTTTTACTCGTGAAGACTTACATTTGTATCCTCTCTGTTTCGCGTAATATGGTTGGTTGATGATATGTCATTTTTAAGGGTATCCAACATTAAAATCGTGGAGTTTTAAACGACGCAGCGATTTTTTATAAAGCAAAGGGATTCTACTTAAGAAATACCTActagatttttacatgtatcggatttttaaaaattaattgaacaGGGTAAGTTAAAAACAAATGCTATGTTTTACTGGATTATCGGAAATATTACAAATTAgctaatatttattatcatatttaaaaaaaaggaaaattataatgaaacttAAAGGGGAattcccactctccatagtgtcctaggcccaagatggacatcaaatattactataaaaatgtactgattcaaattcttaaatgtattggatatctaaaaaatatattgaaattgacgccactaaaaaaatataataaaaataaaaactcgttttgaggttagttttctatataaataagtgtcggattgtgagatacttcaagaacttttcttttttcctaattttcctaatgtatttttaccaatagggtataaaaaataaacttaattctttaaatatctatattttcttcatcttcatacacaattagtatcatctaaaaatagcaaaagagagcatatacacggttttaaatctcggtcagggtaaaaccacaattcacacaatgtttttagtcgtagtatgaaacgttattgataaaagtaaaataaatcgaagaaaaatcataacacatccattttgtacgcaagcacaacaccacgagcagcaagcgaagtgtcagtcagtcagattaaattcagtgttgtcagtataaagaaaaataattacatgaaattcatatatcgattatttttttaaataaccgataattgatttatatcttaatcttttttttacgagtaaacattattttttatgtttttgttttagttgtaaatatttaaataacaatactagtaaagtttttttatcgcttagatgggtggacgagctcacagccaccctggtgttgctaagtggttactcgagcccacatacatctacaacgtaaatgcgccacccaccttgagaatatataagttctaaggtctcaagtatagttacaagttaaaagtccaatgggtatgtcttcgttgttattttatgtgcatgaAATCCtttaaatcgattgattaattataatacttaaaatgatttatttatatgttttatttatatactcaaaatatttactttatacgtaaaaggttttgaagctggcaatatttttcccgcaaaaataaaaatccttgttttttcaatagagttactttttttaaactacttattgcaAACTGTAGTgacgcttatttgcaagaaagcaaatgcatatttatttatgacaaaattaatgcactaagtattttttctataatctattgtccgctttgggcctaaaatgggcattcccctttacAGTTGTGTTTTATTGTCGTCTTAttgaaaatgtttaattatatttaataaaaagtcattataattttgaatagcTTATGAAATAGTATATCGGCAATAAACAATGTGCacattttatggttttttttggaactaagttccttatggaacgatgcggaggggtaccctagccgggaaaaaacgtccgtaacgtaagatttttttttagtaatgcacacagtgtacgacttaactttgtaataacgttcaaaaaataacatatttttttattatatatatttttatagatcattgtgaataaaatgaagttattttatttttctcaataaaaaaatcataataaaaaatgaatacccgaataattattttctttatacttcgaatagaacttaaaattaatatttttataataaggaactccgttcctatccggtgtcccacgacaccacacatattttttaagtCATGTATTAATGTATGCATGCAATAATTACACTGACTAAGTTCAAAACATTAAGTTTTTCTACACAAAAGATCCCAAGAATTGAAATGTCGGGCAACTGCTTGCCCAGCCTAAACAAAGTCAAacaaaatgattaaaaatatttcaaattcagaagccgtcgtggcctaagagataagacgtccggtacattcgtgttgagcgatgcacctgtgttcgaattccaggcggctaccaatttttctaatgaattacgtacacaacaaatgttcacgattgacttccacggtgaaggacgtgtaataaaagtgatttTTTAGAACTATCACATGTCATCAACTATCATTCacgtcaaattaaaattataattaatagagATAGAGTTCCGGGAGCacggacttttttattggaaatttcctcctctttaacgagttttttcaaagtttcttagttaataatatttttcgagttattaactaaaaactaaatataatttttctttgATCTTATGTTGTTAACAACAATTGCAATTTTTTACCTGCACCAAAAtccttcaaaaacatttttctagaGGTGATTCCGAATCCAATGAGCTTCGCTCATATTTTTAGGATCTTTATCTCTATTTTTctcgtttttgaacttgttgactagacagTAGTTTAAAGGgttattgaaaattattataccGGATGTAAGGATCAACTGTACAGGTACAGGTACAAGGTACAGCTGGTATATCTAGAAACTGTtgaacaacataaaaaaaaaagcagttacTTACTAACTTTCGCCAGCTACTTGGCCCCGGACTTATGATTGACAGAGCATGAATTTACGAATAGGAAGGCACTATTAGGTAATTATAAGACACAT
Proteins encoded in this window:
- the LOC101738255 gene encoding uncharacterized protein LOC101738255 isoform X3, giving the protein MKVNVLENSDLEEEDNDATINLVKQMHGSQQSDEDWLVDDPYEITHIETYEPKPKRKKMKYRPIKREVQSPTGLPGFYVAPKSERKIIYEESKRQDEYTVFGEYIANKLRKFKMPKTRGNLQQLITTILWQAEYGMYDSADSVKRVLMHSVQTNTSESCTVEFVAQDSINEQVLHDSNENQCLESETLEAETE
- the LOC101738255 gene encoding uncharacterized protein LOC101738255 isoform X2, whose amino-acid sequence is MKKVSSVVWRFFERIEENKRCVSVVCKLCENQYKYFGNTTNLRVHLTNKHPIQWELTQNGTLDESNFRFEDGDSIQSSSTPQKRKYTPRGSKNVNVLENSDLEEEDNDATINLVKQMHGSQQSDEDWLVDDPYEITHIETYEPKPKRKKMKYRPIKREVQSPTGLPGFYVAPKSERKIIYEESKRQDEYTVFGEYIANKLRKFKMPKTRGNLQQLITTILWQAEYGMYDSADSVKRVLMHSVQTNTSESCTVEFVAQDSINEQVLHDSNENQCLESETLEAETE
- the LOC101738255 gene encoding uncharacterized protein LOC101738255 isoform X1 — translated: MKKVSSVVWRFFERIEENKRCVSVVCKLCENQYKYFGNTTNLRVHLTNKHPIQWELTQNGTLDESNFRFEDGDSIQSSSTPQKRKYTPRGSKNVRYSVSIDNNEESTGTMPTIDIQRVNVLENSDLEEEDNDATINLVKQMHGSQQSDEDWLVDDPYEITHIETYEPKPKRKKMKYRPIKREVQSPTGLPGFYVAPKSERKIIYEESKRQDEYTVFGEYIANKLRKFKMPKTRGNLQQLITTILWQAEYGMYDSADSVKRVLMHSVQTNTSESCTVEFVAQDSINEQVLHDSNENQCLESETLEAETE